In a genomic window of Bombina bombina isolate aBomBom1 chromosome 8, aBomBom1.pri, whole genome shotgun sequence:
- the LOC128639148 gene encoding late histone H2A.2.2-like, which yields MSGRGKAGAGGKARAKSKTRSSRAGLQFPVGRVHRLLRKGNYAERVGAGAPVYLAAVLEYLTAEILELAGNAARDNKKSRIIPRHLQLAVRNDEELNRLLGSVTIAQGGVLPNIQQVLLPKKGSAAGQQAGGKKGKESQEY from the coding sequence ATGTCCGGAAGAGGAAAGGCTGGAGCTGGCGGTAAGGCCCGTGCTAAATCGAAGACTCGTTCATCACGAGCTGGGCTTCAGTTTCCCGTGGGCCGAGTTCACCGTCTGTTACGTAAAGGAAACTACGCCGAACGTGTTGGCGCTGGGGCTCCTGTATACTTAGCTGCTGTACTCGAGTATTTGACTGCCGAGATTCTGGAACTGGCAGGGAATGCAGCCCGAGACAACAAGAAAAGCCGCATCATCCCGAGGCACTTGCAGTTGGCTGTCCGTAACGACGAAGAGCTCAACAGGCTGCTGGGCTCGGTGACCATCGCACAGGGAGGCGTGCTGCCCAACATTCAGCAAGTCTTACTGCCCAAGAAGGGCTCTGCGGCTGGCCAACAGGCTGGCGGGAAGAAGGGGAAGGAATCCCAGGAGTACTGA
- the LOC128639149 gene encoding histone H2A-like, translated as MSSRGKTGGKARAKSKTRSSRAGLQFPVGRVHRLLRKGNYAERVGAGAPVYLAAVLEYLTAEILELAGNAARDNKKSRIIPRHLQLAVRNDEELNRLLGSVTIAQGGVLPNIQQVLLPKKGSTPSQASGGKKGQQSQEY; from the coding sequence ATGTCTAGCAGAGGAAAGACCGGCGGCAAAGCTCGTGCTAAATCCAAGACTCGTTCTTCCCGGGCTGGCTTGCAGTTCCCTGTAGGCCGAGTGCATCGTTTGCTAAGAAAGGGTAATTATGCCGAGCGGGTTGGTGCTGGGGCTCCAGTGTATCTAGCAGCAGTGCTGGAATACCTAACGGCTGAAATCCTGGAATTAGCGGGGAATGCAGCCAGAGATAACAAGAAATCCCGTATCATCCCGAGGCATCTACAACTGGCTGTCCGTAATGACGAGGAGCTCAACAGACTGCTGGGATCGGTGACCATCGCTCAGGGTGGTGTGTTGCCCAATATCCAGCAAGTGCTGCTGCCCAAGAAGGGATCCACACCCAGCCAAGCTTCAGGAGGCAAGAAGGGGCAACAGTCGCAGGAATATTAA
- the DPAGT1 gene encoding UDP-N-acetylglucosamine--dolichyl-phosphate N-acetylglucosaminephosphotransferase — protein MPAIPLLVNVAGSVLGGLATAKLIPAFREHFIAARLCGRDLNKSGGEAVPESQGVISGAVFLLILFLFIPVPFLSCFVEEHCKEFPHHEFVALIGSLLAICCMIFLGFADDVLNLRWRHKLLLPTAASLPLLMVYFTTFGNTTIVVPKPLRPLLGLHVDLGLLYYVYMGMLAVFCTNAINILAGINGLEAGQSLVIAGSIILFNIAELNGDWRDDHLFSLYFIIPFFFTTLGLLYHNWYPSRVFVGDTFCYFAGMTFAVVGIVGHFSKTMLLFFIPQVLNFLYSLPQLLHIIPCPRHRVPRFDPSTGKLSMSYSKFKVKELSDLGAFIIKIAEVLHIVDVQRSKGEDGELMEINNMTLINFVLKLIGPTHERTLTLLLLIIQVLGSCVAFLVRYQLVRLFYDV, from the exons ATGCCGGCGATTCCGTTGCTCGTTAATGTGGCCGGTTCGGTACTCGGGGGCCTAGCCACAGCCAAACTTATTCCAGCTTTCCGGGAACACTTCATAGCGGCCAGGCTTTGTGGAAGGGATCTGAACAAGAGTGGCGGGGAGGCAGT CCCAGAATCCCAGGGAGTCATCAGTGGTGCTGTTTTTCTCCTAATCCTGTTTCTCTTCATCCCGGTGCCTTTCCTCAGTTGTTTTGTTGAAGAGCATTGCAAAGAATTTCCTCACCATGAG tttgtggctctcaTTGGCTCCCTCTTGGCCATCTGCTGCATGATCTTCTTAGGATTTGCTGATGATGTCTTGAACCTTCGATGGCGCCACAAATTGCTGCTTCCTACTGCAGCCTCGCTCCCCCTCCTTATGGTCTATTTTACCACATTTGGCAACACCACTATTGTGGTCCCTAAGCCCCTACGGCCACTTCTGGGGCTTCATGTGGACTTAG GCCTCCTGTACTATGTATATATGGGAATGCTGGCCGTCTTCTGCACCAATGCTATCAATATCCTAGCGGGGATTAATGGACTAGAGGCTGGTCAGTCTCTGGTCATTGCTGGCTCAATCATCTTGTTTAACATTGCAGAGCTGAATG GTGATTGGCGGGATGATCATCTTTTCTCTCTTTACTTCATAATTCCATTCTTCTTTACCACTCTGGGGCTTCTGTACCATAACTG GTACCCTTCACGAGTGTTTGTTGGTGATACTTTCTGTTACTTTGCTGGTATGACCTTTGCTGTTGTTGGCATAGTTGGGCACTTCAGTAAAACAATGCTGCTCTTCTTTATTCCTCAAGTACTGAATTTCTTGTACTCTCTACCACAGCTACTGCACATCATCCCCTGCCCTCGCCACAGAGTACCCAG atttgaTCCCAGCACTGGTAAACTCAGCATGAGTTATTCCAAGTTCAAGGTGAAGGAGCTGTCTGACCTGGGAGCCTTTATAATAAAG ATTGCTGAAGTACTGCACATTGTGGATGTCCAAAGATCAAAGGGAGAGGATGGAGAATTAATGGAAATAAACAACATGACCCTTATAAACTTTGTGCTGAAACTGATAGGACCAACACATGAGCGGACCCTTACACTGCTGCTACTTATTATTCAG GTCCTTGGAAGCTGTGTAGCATTCCTTGTCCGGTACCAGTTGGTCCGTCTTTTCTATGATGTTTGA